A genomic region of Caenorhabditis elegans chromosome V contains the following coding sequences:
- the unc-70 gene encoding Spectrin beta chain (Confirmed by transcript evidence): MATVDGNSGAYTQDEDYDDNSSARLFERSRIKALADERELVQKKTFTKWVNSHLVRVSCKVQDLYMDMRDGKMLLRLLAVLSGERLPKPTPGKMRIHCLENVEKGLQFLRNQHVHLENLGSHDIVDGNSRLTLGLIWTIILRFQIQDITFEDADNHETRSAKEALLLWCQMKTAGYPNVNVKNFSTSWRDGLAFNALIHKHRPDLVDYDNLQKSNALYNLQSAFDTAENQLGLAKFLDAEDVNVDQPDEKSIITYVVTYYHYFNKLKQDNIQGKRIGKVINELMENDKMINRYETLSSDLLEWINAKIQLLNERHFENNLEGVQRQLTEFNDYRTQEKPPKFDEKGELEVLLFTLQSAMRANNQRPFVPREGKLIADINRAWQSLEKAEHERELVLKEELIRQEKLEQLAARFNRKAEMRETWLTENQRLVSQDNFGNDLSSVEAATKKHEAIETDIFAYEERVQAVVAVAGELEAENYHDQAKINERKENVLQLWNYLFQLLLARRVRLELSMAIQKIFHDMLLTLDLMDDIKSRLLSEDLGAHLMDVEDLLQKHALLESDINIIGERVNNSIAQAQRFRNPDGPDGSGYKPVEPGTIDERSDVLQKRYKELLDLAAERKRRLEDNKRLCQFWWDVAELEHGIKEQEQVLSSTDTGRDIVTVSHLLAKHKNAENNLRDLEKYLDRLDVSGKELQDESIPGSDNIPPRLAEIRDYINKLKELSASRKERLAGGVEYYQFFTDADDVDRYLYDTLRVMSSEDVGKDEGTVQLLLKKHDDVHDELQNFDQHIKVLHAKAESLPQEAREHPDIRQRLDTTLKQKAELENLSQLRKQRLIDALSLYKLYSDADSVESWIDEKGKLLATLVPGRDIEEVEIMKHRFDTLEQDMKNQEAKVTNVNDLARQLLNVEHPNSDDILHRQNKLNARWAQLRDMVDQKRNELERAHRLETFRIDCQETVTWIEDKTRVLEDSDALTNDLSGVMKLQRRLSMMERDLGAIQAKLDSLHKEADDIERERPQEAQAIREDIKRIHQVWDILNKKVREHEAKLDEAGDLQRFLRDLDHFQAWLTATQRQVASEEEPQSLAEAEQLLNQHAAIREEIDGYAEDYKKMRAMGDRVTQDQTDPQYMFLRQRLAGLQEGWEELQRMWDNRQHLLSQGLNLQMFLRDAKQAEVMLSQQENYLAKDDIPQSLEQAENQLKRHQDFITTMDANDEKIRAVGMFGDQLCQDGHYAADKIHKKARNIDERRGANREKAQEVLKKLKDALSLQQFLSDCDELREWIEEKMIRAQDETYRDAKTITSKFVRHQAFQSELAANKERLDQLKHAAINLGDDKPEYHGTIDPQIEELATQWDELEKTTEEKGQKLFDANRQQLYVQSIADMKEWATQLENEMTREDQPGDLTTVNVAMQKQHLIETEMIKKAQHIDQLMEMEPQLEELHPDELENIKAHRLAVQEQLQRLQAPLDDRRKALERKKAAFQFGRDVDDEKLWISERLVLAKAQNLGESLPDCHRLQKNLQLLSNEIDNHEPWINQICNNGQELIDEGHANGPAFEKKIQELRSAWQELKEAVKDRKGDLGESEKAHQFLYDCGEAEAWMSEQELYMMQDERGKDEFSTKNQIKKHERLQSDIDKFADTIRALATKAHKFVEEKSPLTEQIQVRQAQIEKLYAGLQDLSKERRKRLEETLELYALHREIDDLLQWIADKEVVAGSQENGQDYEHVQMLQERFQQFARDTENIGSERVANANDGCDTLIGHGHTDAPTIALWKDSLNEAWENLLELMDTRAQILEASRLLHKFYHDCRDCLSRIMEKTHAMPDDLGRDSSSVGALSRKHQNYLKDIAAIGEQVAQIERDAAELRDGYAGDKALDIGSRESEVVKAWRHLRGLCDARTSRLMDTSDLFKFMNMVRDLLLWMDEVKREMNSQERPKDVSGVELLMNNHQSLKAEIDAREENFNACISLGRDLLNRKHYASSEIEKKLIKLTTERAEMMRRWEDRWEYLQLILEVYQFARDAAVAESWLFAQEPYLISKEYGRNLEETIKLIKKHEAFEKSAFAQEERFLALEKLTTFELKETQHREEETAKRRGPAHIGSPSRSTPAAETSFGAQDDEKRLAHSESSSWRKSLARAPKFDSKDPKGAKQGEAFEGTLIRKHTYESLDRKAANRSWEKLYAVLRQNELSFYKDPKHRDESVHGEPPMALPGCSVNVASDYQKKKNVLSLRLPIGAEYLFQCGSEEDMQRWLTELQVATGQAQLEEASRSQTLPAEGSATKKKGGFFSRGKK, encoded by the exons ATGGCtacg GTCGACGGCAATTCAGGCGCCTATACCCAAGATGAGGACTATGATGACAACTCGTCCGCCCGCCTCTTCGAACGTTCTCGTATCAAGGCACTAGCAG atgaacGTGAACTCGTgcaaaagaaaacatttacaAAATGGGTCAACTCACACTTGGTTCGAGTCAGCTGCAAAGTACAA gacCTCTACATGGATATGCGAGACGGAAAAATGCTCCTCCGACTCCTCGCAGTTCTTTCCGGTGAACGTCTG ccgaaaccGACGCCGGGAAAAATGCGTATCCACTGTCTTGAGAACGTTGAGAAAGGTTTGCAATTCTTGCGCAATCAACACGTGCATCTCGAAAACTTGGGTTCACACGATATCGTTGACGGAAATTCACGCCTCACGTTGGGTCTCATCTGGACGATCATCCTTCGATTCCAGATCCAAGATATCACATTTGAAGACGCTGACAATCACGAGACACGTTCAGCGAAGGAGGCCTTGTTACTGTGGTGCCAGATGAAAACTGCTGGATATCCAAATGTCAACGTCAAGAACTTCTCAACCAGTTGGAGAGATGGTCTTGCATTCAATGCACTTATTCATAAACATAGACCTGATCTCGTAGACTACgataatttacaaaaatcgaaTGCTCTTTACAATTTGCAATCTGCTTTTGATACCGCAGAAAATCAATTGGGATTGGCCAAGTTCCTCGATGCCGAAGATGTGAACGTTGACCAACCTGATGAGAAATCCATTATCACTTATGTAGTTACATATTATCATTACTTCAACAAACTGAAACAAGATAACATCCAAGGAAAACGTATCGGAAAAGTGATTAATGAGTTGATGGAGAACGACAAAATGATCAATCGATACGAAACTCTTTCATCTGATTTGCTCGAATGGATCAATGCCAAGATCCAACTTCTCAACGAACGTCATTTTGAGAATAATTTGGAAGGTGTTCAAAGACAGCTCACCGAGTTCAACGACTACCGTACTCAGGAGAAACCACCAAAGTTCGATGAAAAGGGAGAGCTCGAAGTACTTCTGTTCACTCTTCAATCAGCTATGCGTGCCAACAATCAGAGACCTTTCGTGCCGAGAGAAGGAAAACTGATTGCTGATATCAAccga GCATGGCAATCCCTTGAGAAGGCAGAACACGAACGAGAACTTGTCCTGAAAGAGGAACTCATTCGTCAAGAGAAACTCGAACAACTCGCAGCCCGATTCAACAGAAAGGCCGAGATGCGAGAGACTTGGCTCACAGAAAACCAACGGCTTGTCAGTCAGGACAATTTCGGAAACGACTTGTCTTCGGTGGAAGCTGCCACCAAAAAGCACGAAGCCATCGAGACGGACATCTTTGCTTACGAGGAGCGTGTTCAAGCCGTCGTCGCTGTTGCTGGAGAGCTTGAAGCCGAGAACTACCATGATCAAGCCAAAATCAATGAGAGAAAGGAGAATGTTCTTCAACTCTGGAACTATCTTTTCCAACTTCTTTTGGCTCGCAGAGTTCGATTGGAGTTGTCAATGGCCATTCAAAAGATCTTCCACGATATGCTTCTTACTCTCGATCTCATGGATGATATTAAGAGCAGACTTTTAAGCGAGGATCTTGGAGCCCATCTTATGGACGTAGAAGATTTGCTTCAAAAGCACGCTCTTCTTGAGTCTGATATTAATATTATTGGAGAACGAGTTAACAATTCTATTGCTCAAGCTCAACGCTTCCGAAATCCAGATGGACCAGATGGAAGTGGATACAAGCCAGTTGAACCAGGAACCATTGATGAGAGAAGTGATGTTCTACAAAAACGTTACAAGGAGCTTCTTGATTTGGCTGCTGAACGTAAGCGTCGTCTCGAAGACAACAAGAGACTTTGCCAGTTCTGGTGGGATGTTGCTGAGCTTGAACATGGTATTAAGGAACAAGAGCAAGTTCTTTCGTCCACTGATACTGGCCGTGATATTGTCACTGTTTCGCATTTGTTGGCCAAACATAAGAACGCTGAGAACAACCTTCGCGACTTGGAGAAGTACCTCGATCGTCTTGATGTTTCTGGAAAAGAATTGCAAGATGAAAGCATCCCAGGAAGTGACAACATTCCTCCAAGGCTTGCCGAGATTCGTGATTACATCAACAAGCTCAAGGAACTCTCTGCTTCTCGCAAAGAAAGACTTGCCGGTGGAGTCGAATACTACCAATTCTTCACCGACGCCGACGATGTCGATCGCTACTTGTATGATACTCTCCGCGTCATGTCATCCGAAGACGTTGGAAAAGACGAGGGAACTGTTCAACTTCTCCTCAAGAAGCACGACGATGTCCATGACGAGCTCCAGAACTTTGACCAACACATCAAGGTTCTTCACGCCAAGGCCGAGTCTCTTCCACAGGAAGCCAGAGAACATCCAGATATCAGACAACGATTGGACACAACTCTCAAGCAGAAGGCCGAACTCGAAAACCTTTCTCAACTTCGCAAGCAGAGACTTATCGATGCTCTCTCCCTGTACAAGTTGTACTCGGATGCCGATTCAGTCGAGTCTTGGATCGATGAGAAGGGAAAACTTTTGGCAACATTGGTCCCTGGACGCGATATCGAAGAGGTTGAGATCATGAAGCATCGTTTCGATACTCTTGAGCAAGATATGAAGAATCAAGAAGCTAAGGTTACTAACGTCAATGACTTGGCTCGTCAATTGCTTAATGTGGAACATCCAAACTCCGACGACATTCTTCACCGTCAAAACAAGCTCAACGCTCGCTGGGCTCAACTTCGCGACATGGTCGATCAAAAGAGAAACGAGCTCGAGAGAGCTCACCGCCTCGAAACTTTCCGCATCGATTGCCAAGAAACAGTTACTTGGATCGAGGACAAGACTCGTGTACTCGAGGATTCGGACGCGTTGACCAACGATCTTTCCGGTGTCATGAAACTTCAAAGAAGATTGTCCATGATGGAACGCGATTTGGGAGCGATTCAAGCCAAGCTCGACTCGCTTCACAAAGAAGCCGATGACATCGAAAGAGAACGACCACAAGAAGCTCAAGCCATTCGTGAAGATATCAAGAGAATCCACCAAGTCTGGGATATCCTTAACAAGAAAGTTCGTGAGCACGAAGCTAAACTCGATGAAGCTGGAGATCTTCAACGCTTCCTCCGTGATTTGGATCACTTCCAAGCCTGGCTTACTGCCACCCAGAGACAAGTTGCCTCAGAGGAAGAGCCACAATCCTTGGCTGAAGCTGAGCAACTTCTCAATCAACACGCTGCCATCCGTGAAGAGATTGACGGATACGCTGAGGATTACAAGAAGATGCGTGCAATGGGAGATCGTGTCACTCAAGATCAAACCGATCCACAATACATGTTCCTTCGTCAACGTCTTGCTGGACTTCAAGAAGGATGGGAAGAGTTGCAGCGAATGTGGGACAACAGACAACATTTGCTTTCTCAAGGACTCAACCTTCAAATGTTCCTTCGCGATGCCAAACAAGCAGAGGTTATGCTCTCTCAACAAGAAAACTATCTCGCCAAGGACGATATCCCACAATCTTTGGAGCAAGCCGAGAACCAACTCAAGAGACACCAAGACTTCATCACCACTATGGATGCCAACGACGAAAAGATTCGCGCCGTCGGAATGTTCGGTGATCAGCTCTGCCAAGATGGTCACTATGCCGCTGACAAGATCCATAAGAAGGCTAGAAACATTGATGAACGTCGTGGAGCCAACCGCGAGAAGGCTCAAGAAGTACTCAAGAAGCTGAAGGACGCCTTGTCTCTCCAACAATTCTTGTCCGACTGCGACGAGCTGAGAGAATGGATCGAGGAGAAGATGATCCGTGCTCAAGATGAGACTTACAGAGACGCCAAGACTATCACCTCCAAATTCGTCCGACATCAAGCATTCCAATCCGAACTTGCTGCTAACAAGGAACGTCTTGACCAACTTAAACATGCTGCCATCAACCTTGGTGACGACAAGCCAGAGTACCACGGAACCATTGATCCACAGATCGAGGAACTCGCTACTCAATGGGATGAGTTGGAAAAGACTACAGAGGAGAAGGGACAGAAGTTGTTTGATGCTAACCGCCAACAACTTTACGTACAAAGTATTGCTGACATGAAGGAATGGGCAACCCAACTTGAGAACGAGATGACTCGTGAAGACCAACCAGGAGATCTTACCACTGTCAATGTGGCCATGCAAAAACAACATTTGATCGAAACTGAAATGATCAAGAAGGCTCAACACATTGATCAACTCATGGAGATGGAGCCACAGCTCGAGGAACTTCACCCAGACGAGCTTGAAAACATTAAGGCTCATCGTTTGGCAGTTCAAGAACAACTTCAAAGACTCCAGGCTCCATTGGACGACCGACGTAAGGCATTGGAACGCAAGAAGGCCGCCTTCCAATTTGGTCGCGATGTTGATGACGAGAAATTGTGGATTTCTGAGAGACTTGTTCTCGCTAAAGCTCAAAATCTTGGAGAAAGCCTTCCAGATTGTCATCGTCTCCAGAAGAACCTACAACTTCTTTCCAATGAAATCGACAACCACGAACCATGGATCAACCAGATCTGTAATAATGGTCAAGAGTTGATTGACGAAGGACATGCTAACGGACCAGCATTCGAGAAGAAGATTCAAGAACTGCGCAGTGCTTGGCAAGAGTTGAAGGAAGCCGTCAAAGACAGAAAGGGAGATCTTGGAGAAAGCGAGAAGGCTCATCAATTCTTGTATGATTGCGGAGAGGCTGAAGCCTGGATGAGCGAACAAGAATTGTACATGATGCAAGACGAAAGAGGAAAAGACGAGTTCTCAACCAAGAACCAAATCAAGAAACACGAACGCCTTCAATCCGATATTGACAAATTTGCTGATACGATCCGTGCTCTTGCCACCAAGGCTCACAAGTTCGTCGAAGAGAAGTCACCACTCACCGAACAGATCCAAGTTCGTCAAGCTCAAATCGAGAAGCTCTACGCAGGTCTTCAAGATTTGTCGAAGGAGCGCAGAAAGAGACTCGAAGAGACCTTGGAACTTTACGCTCTTCATCGTGAAATCGACGATCTTCTTCAATGGATCGCCGACAAGGAAGTTGTTGCAGGAAGTCAAGAGAACGGACAAGACTACGAACACGTCCAAATGCTTCAAGAGAGATTCCAACAGTTTGCTCGTGACACCGAAAACATCGGATCCGAACGTGTTGCCAATGCTAATGATGGATGTGATACTCTCATTGGTCACGGACACACTGACGCTCCGACTATAGCATTGTGGAAGGATTCGTTGAATGAGGCCTGGGAGAATCTTCTGGAGTTGATGGACACTCGTGCCCAAATTCTCGAGGCTTCTAGACTTCTTCACAAGTTCTACCACGACTGCCGTGATTGCTTGTCAAGAATCATGGAAAAGACTCATGCTATGCCTGATGATCTTGGACGTGACTCAAGCAGTGTTGGTGCACTCTCCAGAAAACATCAGAACTATCTCAAGGATATTGCTGCAATTGGAGAACAAGTTGCTCAAATCGAAAGAGATGCCGCAGAGCTTCGAGATGGTTACGCTGGAGACAAGGCTCTTGATATCGGATCTCGCGAAAGCGAGGTTGTCAAGGCATGGAGGCATCTCCGCGGACTCTGTGACGCCCGTACATCTCGTCTCATGGATACTTCTGATCTTTTCAAGTTCATGAATATGGTCCGTGATTTGTTGTTGTGGATGGATGAGGTGAAGAGAGAAATGAACTCACAAGAACGTCCGAAGGATGTGAGCGGAGTCGAGTTGCTCATGAACAATCATCAATCGCTCAAGGCTGAAATCGATGCTCGCGAGGAGAACTTCAACGCGTGCATCTCATTGGGACGAGATCTGCTCAACAGAAAACACTACGCATCAAGTGAAATCGAGAAGAAGCTGATCAAGTTGACAACCGAAAGAGCCGAAATGATGCGCAGATGGGAAGATCGTTGGGAATATCTTCAGctca ttcTGGAAGTGTACCAATTCGCCCGCGACGCTGCTGTCGCCGAATCTTGGCTCTTCGCCCAAGAACCATATCTTATTTCGAAGGAATACGGTAGAAACCTCGAAGAAACCATCAAACTCATCAAGAAACACGAGGCGTTCGAGAAATCGGCATTCGCACAAGAAGAACGTTTCTTGGCGCTCGAGAAATTGACAACG ttcgAATTGAAAGAAACTCAACACCGCGAGGAGGAGACCGCCAAGCGACGTGGTCCAGCTCATATTGGAAGTCCTTCTAGGTCAACTCCAGCCGCGGAAACATCTTTCGGCGCCCAGGATGATG agaaacgaTTGGCCCACTCCGAGTCAAGCAGCTGGCGAAAGTCATTGGCGCGCGCGCCAAAGTTCGACAGCAAGGATCCAAAGG GAGCCAAACAAGGAGAAGCATTCGAAGGAACGCTTATCAGAAAGCACACTTACGAGAGTCTCGACCGGAAAGCGGCTAACCGCTCATGGGAGAAACTTTACGCAGTGTTGCGGCAGAATGAACTGTCATTCTACAAAGATCCGAAGCATAG AGATGAATCTGTGCATGGAGAGCCACCAATGGCACTGCCAGGATGCTCTGTCAACGTGGCATCAGACTatcaaaagaagaagaacgtACTGTCGCTGAGGTTACCCATCGGCGCCGAGTACCTATTCCAATGCGGTAGCGAAGAAGACATGCAGCGATGGCTCACCGAGTTGCAAGTCGCCACGGGGCAAGCCCAACTGGAAGAGGCTAGTAGATCACAGACGCTACCAG caGAAGGCAGTGCCACAAAGAAGAAGGGAGGATTTTTCTCTCGAGGCAAGAAGTAA